The Streptococcus oralis DNA window CCAGACAAGATTGGTAACAAATGCGACTGGATACCAATATAGAGCCTGATGAGAAAGTGTGATCAGCAAACTAGCCATTACTTCTCCGGCAAAGATATTTCCGAAAACCCGCAAAGCAAGTGATAGGAAATTCGTGACTTCTTCAAGGAGATTCATCGGTGTCATAAAACCTGGGGTAACAAAGCCTTTCAGATACTTTTTAACACCACGGCGACGAATTCCTTCTATATGGGTCATCAGGATAATTCCAAATGACAAAGCCAAGTCAAACTGAAGATTGGCAGTTGGCGATGTCCAAAGATTTGTCCCATCTGTAGTTTGAAGTTTGGCCATCAAACCAAGATTGTTTGCGATCACCATAAAAAGAAATAAACACAAGTAAAAGAGTGAGTAATCTTTCATGTACCGTGAGCCTACATTAGGTTCAGTAAATCCGACTACGAAGTCATAGAGATACTCCAGTACATTTTGCTTTCCTTTGGGTTTCACAGTCATATTCCGACTTGCCCAATAGATAAAGCCAAAAATAACGACTACTGACAGCAAGGTCAAGGCAGTCAAGGTCAAATCAAAGGTAACAGGACCAATATTGATGGTTGGATTGATACTTTCTTCCATCTAGAATCCTCCCTTTTCCATTTTATACTTCTCTTTATTTGATGATAAATGAAAATA harbors:
- the atpB gene encoding F0F1 ATP synthase subunit A — protein: MEESINPTINIGPVTFDLTLTALTLLSVVVIFGFIYWASRNMTVKPKGKQNVLEYLYDFVVGFTEPNVGSRYMKDYSLFYLCLFLFMVIANNLGLMAKLQTTDGTNLWTSPTANLQFDLALSFGIILMTHIEGIRRRGVKKYLKGFVTPGFMTPMNLLEEVTNFLSLALRVFGNIFAGEVMASLLITLSHQALYWYPVAFVTNLVWTAFSVFISCVQAYVFTVLSSMYLGNKINDGE